Genomic segment of Nocardiopsis mwathae:
TGCTTGCCCTCGGCGGTGATGGCCGGCTGCTCGTAGTCGCCCTCCTGCACGCGGTTGGCCAGCGGCAGGTACTCCATGGCCTGGTGGACGCCGTCCAGCTCGCGGCCGGGCACCGGAAGGTCGCGCCAGGCGGTGGCGCCGCCGGCGAGCAGCACCGCGTCGTGCTCGGAGCGCAGCCGCTCGACGGTGACGTCCACGCCGACGTCGACGCCGGTGCGGAAGTTCGTGCCCTCGGCGGCCATCTGTCCGATGCGCCGGTCGACGTGCCGCTTCTCCATCTTGAACTCGGGGATGCCGTAGCGCAGCAGCCCGCCGATGCGGTCGGCCCGCTCGAAGACGGTCACGTCGTGACCGGCGCGGGTGAGCTGCTGGGCGGCGGCGAGCCCGGCCGGGCCGGAGCCGACCACCGCGACCTTCTTGCCGGTGCGCACCTCGGGCGGCTGGGGGCGCACCCAGCCCTCCTCCCAGGCCCGGTCGATGATCGAGACCTCGACGTTCTTGATGGTGACGGCCGGCTGGTCGATGCCCAGCACGCACGCCGACTCGCACGGGGCGGGGCACAGCCGCCCGGTGAACTCGGGGAAGTTGTTGGTGGCGTGCAGGCGCTCGATGGCCTCGCCCCAGTCGTGCCGGTAGACGAGGTCGTTCCACTCGGGGATGAGGTTGCCCAGCGGGCAGCCGTTGTGGCAGAACGGGATGCCGCAGTCCATGCAGCGCGACGCCTGCTTGGTCACCGTGCCGCGGTCGAAGTCCTCATAGACCTCGCGCCAGTCCTGGATACGGACGTCGACGGGGCGGTGGGCGGGCAGCTCCCGCTCGGTGATCTTGAGGAAGCCCTTCGGGTCAGCCATGTGTGATTCCCTCCTTTCGTAGGCGCCGGCTAGGACTGGGCGGAGGCCATGACGGCCTCGTTGACGTCGCGGCCGTCGCGTTCGGCGGCGGCCTGGGCGAGCAGCACCCGCTTGTAGTCGCGCGGCATGACCTTGCCGAACCGCGCCGCGGCCGTGTCGAAGTCGGCCAGCAGGCGGCGGGCGACCCCCGAACCGGTCTCGGTGAGGTGGCGCTCCAGCACGTCGCGCAGGAACGCGCGGTCGTCCTCGTCGAGGCCCTCGATGTCGACCATCTCGTGGTTGACCCGTGCGGGGTCGAGGTCGAGCACGTAGGCGATACCGCCGGACATCCCGGCCGCGAAGTTGCGGCCGGTGCGGCCGAGGACGACGGCGCGGCCGCCGGTCATGTACTCGCAGCCGTGGTCGCCGACGCCCTCGGCGACGGCCAGCGCGCCGGAGTTGCGCACGCAGAACCGCTCGCCGACGATGCCGCGCAGGAACACCTCGCCGGAGGTGGCGCCGTAGGCGATGACGTTGCCGGCGATGATGTGGTCCTCCGGTGCGAAGGGGGCGTCCTCGGCGGGCCGGACGATGATGCGGCCGCCGGAGAGGCCCTTGCCGACGTAGTCGTTGGCGTCGCCGCTCAGGCGCAGGGTGACGCCGCGGGGCACGAACGCCCCGAAGGACTGCCCGGCCGACCCGGTGAAGGAGATGTCGATGGTGTCGTCGGGCAGGCCTTCGGCGCCGTGGCGCTTGGTGACCTCGTGGCCGAGCATGGTGCCGACCGTGCGGTTGACGTTGCGCACCGGCAGCTCCAGCTTGAGCGGCTCCCGGTATTCCAGGGCGCCCTCGGAGAGCTGGATGAGGGTGTTGTCCAGGGCCTTCTCCAGCCCGTGGTCCTGGTCGCGCACCCGGTGGCGGTGGTCGCCGCCCCACGGCTCGACGTCGCGCAGGATGGGCGCCAGGTCCAGGCCGGAGGCCTTCCAGTGGTCGACGGCCTCGGCGGTGTCGAGGACCTCGACGGCGCCGATGGCCTCGTCGAGGGTGCGGAAGCCCAGCGCGGCCAGGTACTCGCGCACCTCCTCGGCGATGAACTCGAAGAAGTTCACCACGAACTCGGCCTTGCCGGAGAACCGCTCGCGCAGCACCGGGTTCTGGGTGGCCACGCCGACGGGGCAGGTGTCGAGGTGGCAGACGCGCATCATGACGCAGCCGGAGACGACCAGGGGGGCGGTGGCGAAGCCGTACTCCTCGGCGCCCAGCAGTGCGGCGACGATGACGTCGCGGCCGGTCTTCATCTGCCCGTCGGCCTGCACGACGATGCGGTCGCGCAGCCCGTTGAGCAGCAGGGTCTGCTGGGTCTCGGCCAGGCCGAGCTCCCAGGGGGTGCCGGCGTGCTTGAGCGAGGTCAGCGGGGAGGCGCCGGTGCCGCCGTCGTGCCCGGAGATGAGCACGACGTCGGCGTGCGCCTTGGAGACCCCGGCTGCCACGGTGCCCACGCCCGCTTCGGAGACCAGCTTGACGTGGACCCGCGCCTGCGGGTTGGCGTTCTTCAGGTCGTGGATGAGCTGGGCGAGGTCTTCGATGGAGTAGATGTCGTGGTGGGGCGGCGGCGAGATGAGGCCGACGCCGGGGGTGGAGTGCCGGGTGTCGGCGACCCACGGGTAGACCTTGTGGCCGGGCAGCTGGCCGCCCTCGCCGGGCTTGGCGCCCTGGGCCATCTTGATCTGGATGTCGTCGGCGTTGGTGAGGTAGTGCGAGGTCACCCCGAACCGGCCGGAGGCGACCTGCTTGATGGCGCTGCGCCGCAGGTCCCCGTTGGCGTCGGGGGTGAAGCGGTCGGGGTCCTCCCCGCCCTCGCCGGTGTTGGACTTGCCGCCCAGCCGGTTCATGGCGATGGCCAGCGTCTCGTGCGCCTCGGCGGAGATGGAGCCATACGACATGGCGCCGGTGGAGAACCGCTTGACGATCTCGGAGACGGGCTCGACCTCCTCGATCGGCACCGGCTCGCGCACGCCCTCCTTGAGCCGGAACAGGCCGCGCAGGGTCATCAGGTCCTGGGCCTGGTCGTCGACCTTGGCGGTGTACTCCTTGAAGATGTCGTAGCGGCGGCCGCGGGTGGCGTGCTGCAGCTTGAAGACGGTCTCGGGGTTGAACAGGTGCGGTTCGCCCTCGCGCCGCCACTGGTACTCGCCGCCGATGGCCAGCCGCCGGTGGTCGGCGGGGTTGGCGGCATACGCGGTGGCGTGCCGCATCCGCACCTCTTCGGCCAGAACGTCGAAGCCGACGCCGCCCAGCTTGGAGGTGGTGCCGGTGAAGCAGCGGTCGATGACCTCCGGGCCGAGCCCCAGCGCCTCGAAGATCTGCGCGCCGGTGTAGGAGCTGACCGTGGACACGCCCATCTTGGACATGACCTTCAGCACGCCCTTGCCGAACGCCTTGATGGTGTTGCGTACGGCCGTGTCGGCGTCGATCCCGCTGATGACGCCGCGGGCGACCAGGTCGCGCACGGTGCCCAGGGCGATGTAGGGGTTGACGGCCGAGGCGCCGTAGCCCAGCAGGAGTGCCACGTGGTGGCACTCGCGGACGTCCCCGGCCTCCACGACCAGACCGACCTCGGTGCGGGTCTTCTCCCGTACCAGGTGGTGGTGGACGGCTCCAGTGAGCAGCAGCGAGGGGATGGGGGCGCGCTCGGGGCCGGAGCCGCGGTCGCTGAGCACGATGATGTGCGCACCCTCGGCGATGGCCTGCGACACCTCGCCGCAGATCTCCTCCAGCCGCGCCGACAGGACGTCTCCCCCGCCGTCGGCGGGGTAGGTGCCCTCGGCGGTGAAGACCCGGAAGGCCGGGTTGCCGCCGGGCCGCCCGGTGGCGGTGATCGCGGCGAGCTCGGCGTCGTCGATGACCGGCGTGGGCAGGGTGAGGCGCTGGCAGTCGGCGGGCTCGGGGGTCAGCACGTTGTCCTCGGCGCCCAGGACGGTGCCGAGGCTGGTGACCAGCTCCTCGCGGATGGCGTCGAGCGGCGGGTTGGTGACCTGCGCGAAGTGCTGCGAGAAGTAGTCGAACAGCTGCCGGGAGCGGCTGGACAGGGCGGCGACGGGGGTGTCGGTGCCCATGGAGCCGATGGGTTCGGCGCCGGTGCGGGCCATCGGGGTGAGGATGACGCGGAGTTCTTCCTCGGTGTAGCCGAAGGTCTGCTGGGCGCGGGTGAGGTCGTCGATGCCGGCGGGCTCGGCGGGGGGCAGGTCGGCGAGGTCGACGACGCCGTCGGCCAGCCACTGCGCGTAGGGGTGTTCGGCGGCGAGTTCGGCCTTGATCTCCTCGTCCTCGATGATGCGGCCCTGCGCGGTGTCGACGACGAAGATGCGGCCGGGCTGCAGGCGGCCCTTGCGCACGACGGTGGCGGGGTCGATGTCGAGGACGCCGGCCTCGCTGGCGAGCACGACGAGGCCGTCCTCGGTGACCCAGTAGCGGCCGGGGCGCAGGCCGTTGCGGTCGAGGACGGCGCCGACGAGGGAGCCGTCGGTGAAGGACACCGAGGCGGGGCCGTCCCAGGGCTCCATGAGCATGGAGTGGAACTCGTAGAAGGCCCGCACCTGCGGGTCCATCTCGGCGTGGTTCTCCCAGGGCTCGGGGATCATCATCAGCACGGCGTGCGGCAGGGAGCGCCCGCCGAGGTGGAGGAGTTCCAGGGCGGCGTCGAAGGACGCGGTGTCGGAGTCCTCGGGGTCGACGATGGGGAAGATCCGGTCGAGGTCGCCGGGGAGCAGGTCGCTGGCGAGCTTGGCCTCGCGGGCCCGCATCGTGTTGCGGTTGCCCTTGACGGTATTGATCTCACCGTTGTGGGCGACGTAGCGGAAGGGGTGGGCCAGCGGCCAGGACGGGAAGGTGTTGGTGGAGAACCGGGAGTGGACCAGTGCCAGGCCGGAGGTGTAGCGCCGGTCGGAGAGGTCGGGGAAGAACGGTTCGAGTTGCGGCGTGGTGAGCATGCCCTTGTAGGCGATGGTGCGGGGGGACAGGCTCGGGAAGTACACGCCGGTCTCGTGTTCGGCGCGCTTGCGGACGCAGTAGGTGTAGCGCTCCAGGTCGATCCCGCTGAGCCCGTCGGTGGGGGTGCCGGGGCGCCCGGCGAGGAAGAGCTGGCCGAAGAACGGCATGACCTCGCGGGCGGCGGGTCCGCAGTAGCGGGGTTCGACGGGGAGGTCGCGCCAGCCCAGGACGGTGAGGCCTTCGTCGTCGGCGATGGCGTTGATCCTGGCGATGGCGTCGGCGCGCTCGTCGGGGTCGGCGGGCAGGAAGCCGATACCGGCGGCGTAGGCGCCGGCGGCGGGCAGGTCGAAGTCGCAGACCTCGCGGTAGAGGGTGTCGGGGATCTGGGTGAGGATCCCGGCGCCGTCGCCGTCGTCGGGGTCGGCGCCCGAGGCGCCGCGGTGGTCGAGGTTGCGCAGCACGGTCAGTGCCTTCTCGACGATGTCATGGCTGCGACGGCCGGAGAGGTCGGCGACGAACCCGACACCGCAGGCGTCGTGCTCGTAGGTGCTGTCGTACAGGCCCTCGGGGGTGGTCTCGGCGTTCGGGCGGACGGACGAACGCTGCACCTGGCCAGCAGGCATCTACCCTCCTGTCGTCTTACGTCTGGGCTTCGTCAAAAGCGCATCCGGGACGACATTGGCCCTGCTGCGGTGTGCATCGAGGCA
This window contains:
- a CDS encoding glutamate synthase subunit beta, with translation MADPKGFLKITERELPAHRPVDVRIQDWREVYEDFDRGTVTKQASRCMDCGIPFCHNGCPLGNLIPEWNDLVYRHDWGEAIERLHATNNFPEFTGRLCPAPCESACVLGIDQPAVTIKNVEVSIIDRAWEEGWVRPQPPEVRTGKKVAVVGSGPAGLAAAQQLTRAGHDVTVFERADRIGGLLRYGIPEFKMEKRHVDRRIGQMAAEGTNFRTGVDVGVDVTVERLRSEHDAVLLAGGATAWRDLPVPGRELDGVHQAMEYLPLANRVQEGDYEQPAITAEGKHVIVIGGGDTGADCVGTAHRQGAASVTQLEIMPKPPVNRPDSQPWPTMPTLYKVTSAHEEGGKRIYSVNTVEFLGDGQGRVRALKLVDVKRTDKGFEPVEGTERELPADLVTLAMGFVGPQKEGMIEQLGVELDGRGNVVRDGDYATTVDGVFCAGDMGRGQSLIVWAIAEGRSAAAGIDRYLTEETALPVAIPPTERPLV
- the gltB gene encoding glutamate synthase large subunit → MPAGQVQRSSVRPNAETTPEGLYDSTYEHDACGVGFVADLSGRRSHDIVEKALTVLRNLDHRGASGADPDDGDGAGILTQIPDTLYREVCDFDLPAAGAYAAGIGFLPADPDERADAIARINAIADDEGLTVLGWRDLPVEPRYCGPAAREVMPFFGQLFLAGRPGTPTDGLSGIDLERYTYCVRKRAEHETGVYFPSLSPRTIAYKGMLTTPQLEPFFPDLSDRRYTSGLALVHSRFSTNTFPSWPLAHPFRYVAHNGEINTVKGNRNTMRAREAKLASDLLPGDLDRIFPIVDPEDSDTASFDAALELLHLGGRSLPHAVLMMIPEPWENHAEMDPQVRAFYEFHSMLMEPWDGPASVSFTDGSLVGAVLDRNGLRPGRYWVTEDGLVVLASEAGVLDIDPATVVRKGRLQPGRIFVVDTAQGRIIEDEEIKAELAAEHPYAQWLADGVVDLADLPPAEPAGIDDLTRAQQTFGYTEEELRVILTPMARTGAEPIGSMGTDTPVAALSSRSRQLFDYFSQHFAQVTNPPLDAIREELVTSLGTVLGAEDNVLTPEPADCQRLTLPTPVIDDAELAAITATGRPGGNPAFRVFTAEGTYPADGGGDVLSARLEEICGEVSQAIAEGAHIIVLSDRGSGPERAPIPSLLLTGAVHHHLVREKTRTEVGLVVEAGDVRECHHVALLLGYGASAVNPYIALGTVRDLVARGVISGIDADTAVRNTIKAFGKGVLKVMSKMGVSTVSSYTGAQIFEALGLGPEVIDRCFTGTTSKLGGVGFDVLAEEVRMRHATAYAANPADHRRLAIGGEYQWRREGEPHLFNPETVFKLQHATRGRRYDIFKEYTAKVDDQAQDLMTLRGLFRLKEGVREPVPIEEVEPVSEIVKRFSTGAMSYGSISAEAHETLAIAMNRLGGKSNTGEGGEDPDRFTPDANGDLRRSAIKQVASGRFGVTSHYLTNADDIQIKMAQGAKPGEGGQLPGHKVYPWVADTRHSTPGVGLISPPPHHDIYSIEDLAQLIHDLKNANPQARVHVKLVSEAGVGTVAAGVSKAHADVVLISGHDGGTGASPLTSLKHAGTPWELGLAETQQTLLLNGLRDRIVVQADGQMKTGRDVIVAALLGAEEYGFATAPLVVSGCVMMRVCHLDTCPVGVATQNPVLRERFSGKAEFVVNFFEFIAEEVREYLAALGFRTLDEAIGAVEVLDTAEAVDHWKASGLDLAPILRDVEPWGGDHRHRVRDQDHGLEKALDNTLIQLSEGALEYREPLKLELPVRNVNRTVGTMLGHEVTKRHGAEGLPDDTIDISFTGSAGQSFGAFVPRGVTLRLSGDANDYVGKGLSGGRIIVRPAEDAPFAPEDHIIAGNVIAYGATSGEVFLRGIVGERFCVRNSGALAVAEGVGDHGCEYMTGGRAVVLGRTGRNFAAGMSGGIAYVLDLDPARVNHEMVDIEGLDEDDRAFLRDVLERHLTETGSGVARRLLADFDTAAARFGKVMPRDYKRVLLAQAAAERDGRDVNEAVMASAQS